Proteins from one Methanobrevibacter thaueri genomic window:
- a CDS encoding (deoxy)nucleoside triphosphate pyrophosphohydrolase, with protein MKTLNVVAAIIKKDNQILATKRGYGEFINMWEFPGGKIENNETKEEALIREIKEELDCTIEPTKFALDLEYQYPTFYLKMSCYEAIIKEGTPKLLEHNDARWLTKQQLNEVNWIPADLQIIDYLKETME; from the coding sequence ATGAAAACTTTAAACGTAGTTGCAGCCATTATCAAAAAGGACAATCAAATCCTTGCAACCAAGAGGGGCTATGGTGAATTCATAAATATGTGGGAATTTCCAGGTGGAAAGATAGAAAACAATGAAACAAAAGAGGAAGCTCTCATAAGAGAAATCAAGGAAGAATTAGATTGCACAATAGAACCCACAAAATTCGCCTTGGATTTAGAATACCAATATCCTACTTTTTATCTTAAGATGTCATGTTACGAAGCCATCATTAAGGAAGGAACTCCAAAATTATTAGAGCACAACGACGCCAGATGGCTCACCAAACAACAACTAAACGAAGTAAACTGGATTCCTGCTGATTTACAAATCATCGATTATTTAAAGGAAACTATGGAGTAA
- a CDS encoding Ig-like domain repeat protein, with amino-acid sequence MNVKYILLISMLIFLTLSTVSAEDNVTSDILTSPDSDVNVTFDEQMWKENLTDIHVELPEDSEGDFCIKIDDEVMYNESITNRTFDVPVKLPKRLHEFYISVYPPIDCRPYKISAFLNGVDLNINKTLKVMTYPPDYNIMHFPEEILKNDPYMPLMVFPRSANGTVELYIDDKLFNRTTARPVFYWKDNPFSTLPLGNHTFRVVYYGDSYYKPFNRTFNFTVTDVVIQIPEIINIGHDDCVSVRTSDKAQGTVKVFIDGALIKTSKTEDGEFILSLEQYIKYTNHEVKVVYSSKNLSRTKIREVNMTYDFDVLLDYFTYGDGETLEIMLPDTLNNKLLTVTVNGTKYSFRHSAGIVNNIIEIDISKLLAGNYTLNIDFQGDDKFYPLNKSYNFTIDYNFKIPFFVEYKDTSVISLNLPKDANGQLVVYVNGKLFKSSRMNNGHAEVRMDSLAPELYNISVRYDGNDYSLDSVDTVMFASPKVTAPYKFRAGENKYVQLEVPKTCKGYVIFDIDGKKHKVTIKNGIAKYSLKNLKPGEHEIYADYYGADGYEDLSGWVDVTVKKPLVKLTLNKVKIKKSAKKLVLKATLKVNGKKVKGKVVKFKFNKKTYKVKTNKKGIAKLTITKKVLKKLKVGKKVTYKASYGGKTVKKTVRVK; translated from the coding sequence ATGAATGTTAAATATATTCTATTGATTTCAATGCTGATTTTTCTAACCTTGAGCACGGTCAGTGCAGAGGACAATGTCACTAGTGATATTTTAACATCTCCAGACTCAGACGTCAACGTCACTTTCGACGAGCAGATGTGGAAGGAGAACTTAACGGATATCCATGTGGAACTGCCTGAAGACTCAGAAGGGGATTTCTGCATCAAGATAGATGATGAAGTCATGTACAACGAAAGCATCACAAACAGGACATTCGATGTCCCTGTCAAGCTTCCGAAAAGGCTTCATGAGTTTTATATCTCAGTTTATCCTCCGATCGACTGCAGGCCATATAAGATAAGTGCATTTCTAAACGGCGTTGATTTGAACATCAACAAGACATTGAAGGTCATGACATATCCTCCGGACTACAACATTATGCATTTCCCGGAAGAGATTCTCAAGAATGACCCTTACATGCCTTTGATGGTCTTTCCGAGATCCGCCAACGGCACTGTGGAACTCTACATTGATGATAAGCTCTTCAACAGAACCACAGCAAGGCCCGTGTTTTACTGGAAGGACAATCCGTTCTCAACACTGCCTTTGGGAAATCACACCTTCAGGGTGGTTTATTATGGCGACAGCTACTATAAGCCGTTCAATAGGACATTCAATTTCACGGTAACCGATGTCGTAATCCAAATTCCGGAAATAATCAATATCGGCCATGACGATTGCGTGTCTGTTAGAACCTCAGACAAGGCTCAGGGCACAGTCAAGGTCTTCATTGATGGCGCATTGATTAAAACTTCAAAAACAGAGGATGGTGAATTCATACTGTCCCTGGAGCAGTACATCAAATACACCAATCATGAGGTTAAGGTGGTCTACTCCAGCAAAAACCTCTCAAGAACCAAGATCCGAGAGGTCAACATGACCTACGATTTCGATGTATTGTTGGACTATTTCACCTATGGCGATGGGGAGACCCTGGAAATAATGCTTCCGGACACACTGAACAATAAATTGCTTACAGTAACTGTCAACGGAACCAAATACTCATTCAGGCATTCTGCCGGAATCGTCAACAACATCATTGAGATTGACATCTCAAAACTTCTAGCAGGAAATTACACACTGAACATAGATTTCCAAGGTGATGACAAGTTTTACCCTCTAAACAAGTCCTATAATTTCACAATCGACTATAACTTCAAAATCCCATTCTTTGTTGAATATAAGGATACATCAGTAATCTCTTTGAATCTTCCGAAAGACGCAAATGGACAACTGGTCGTTTATGTGAATGGAAAGCTCTTCAAGTCATCAAGAATGAACAATGGCCATGCTGAAGTCAGAATGGATTCATTGGCTCCGGAGTTATATAACATATCCGTAAGATATGACGGCAATGACTACAGTCTCGACAGCGTGGACACTGTGATGTTTGCATCTCCAAAAGTCACAGCGCCATACAAGTTCAGGGCAGGGGAGAACAAGTACGTCCAGCTGGAAGTTCCGAAAACCTGCAAGGGATATGTGATCTTTGACATAGACGGCAAAAAGCATAAGGTCACCATAAAGAACGGAATCGCAAAGTACAGCCTTAAAAACCTGAAACCTGGCGAACATGAAATCTATGCCGATTACTATGGAGCTGACGGCTATGAGGACCTCTCAGGCTGGGTTGATGTAACAGTCAAAAAGCCATTGGTCAAATTGACACTCAATAAGGTCAAAATCAAAAAGTCAGCTAAAAAACTGGTGTTGAAGGCTACATTGAAGGTCAACGGCAAGAAGGTGAAAGGCAAGGTTGTCAAATTCAAGTTCAACAAGAAGACCTACAAGGTAAAGACCAACAAGAAGGGAATTGCCAAGTTAACAATAACCAAAAAGGTTCTCAAGAAACTTAAGGTGGGTAAAAAAGTTACCTACAAGGCATCCTACGGTGGAAAAACAGTCAAAAAAACAGTTAGAGTCAAATAG
- a CDS encoding DUF2357 domain-containing protein, translating to MIEQKIIIHLTDEDSLDIGTLTVSSLDYKGDLESNINISHSLTLDNVPIVDEPDNLTPVQYCPDIGANFAKLMLLEETEYQILFESNDPNANFEVLYSLTKRNDNHFKPFRFKLGDNKQFKIVGTLNFRSYVGKSFLDVRKDGINSIRIPIEVRSKKIDYFSQYSAMIADLSQHSLSLIFEVNSPLYQEFEISTRQKETYYEDFMFLEYLFREENLPSIFEYLSKNLHSQLKNHTETVPILFASNVNQNTLKNIISKPNKLFKTDSHLEIADKLNGYLPYEIEQTKHEDVIDIPENRFFKYFLELIRDLVEKLLENSKEGYIKDKLRYFSDEIEYYLSSKFFNHISAMEFVPFNSQILQKKEGYREIFQYFLMLEFSFRLSWDEINNQFKGFEKKLSELYEYWCYFKLLKVLNDLSIKKVSFEDVFKINKDNWSISIKKGVQSRKRFYLNLYDYDIEIELFYNLRFSDKSQYRSYSLAFKPDYTLLVTIGEYKHYIHFDAKYRSELEIVDFYEKIDVSSTELDKEIEERDNLEEKEYVFKDGDIYKMHTYKDSILKTEGSYVLYPGNKTKRFYESDKIIPSVGAFSLTPGNEEVEEDKLERFIKDVLKTFLFNHGLITLDFVSVAY from the coding sequence ATGATCGAGCAAAAAATTATTATTCATTTGACTGATGAGGATTCACTGGATATTGGAACATTAACAGTCAGTTCTCTAGACTATAAAGGTGATCTGGAGTCCAACATTAACATTTCACATTCACTAACCCTGGATAATGTTCCAATTGTTGATGAACCGGATAATTTAACTCCGGTTCAGTATTGTCCGGATATTGGAGCCAATTTTGCCAAATTGATGCTTTTGGAAGAAACAGAATATCAGATATTATTCGAATCAAATGATCCTAATGCTAATTTTGAAGTTTTATATTCATTAACTAAGAGGAATGATAATCATTTTAAACCATTCAGATTCAAATTGGGGGACAATAAGCAGTTTAAAATTGTAGGAACACTCAACTTTAGAAGTTATGTTGGAAAATCATTTTTAGATGTTAGAAAGGATGGAATAAACTCAATAAGAATACCAATTGAAGTCAGATCTAAAAAGATAGATTATTTCTCTCAATATTCAGCAATGATTGCGGATTTGTCACAACACTCATTAAGTTTGATATTTGAGGTTAATTCACCGCTGTACCAGGAATTTGAAATTAGCACAAGACAAAAAGAGACTTATTATGAGGATTTCATGTTTTTAGAATACTTATTTAGGGAAGAAAATTTGCCGTCAATATTTGAATACTTGTCTAAAAACCTGCACTCACAACTCAAAAACCACACTGAAACAGTTCCGATTTTATTCGCATCAAATGTTAACCAGAATACTTTAAAAAATATCATATCAAAGCCAAACAAGCTATTTAAAACAGATTCTCATCTTGAAATCGCTGATAAGTTAAATGGATATCTGCCTTATGAAATTGAGCAAACTAAGCATGAAGATGTAATTGACATTCCTGAAAACAGATTTTTCAAATACTTTCTGGAATTAATTCGAGACTTGGTCGAAAAATTACTTGAAAACTCAAAAGAAGGATACATCAAAGATAAACTTAGGTATTTCAGTGATGAAATTGAATATTATCTCTCTAGTAAGTTCTTTAATCATATTTCTGCAATGGAATTTGTCCCGTTCAACTCCCAAATATTGCAGAAAAAAGAGGGTTACAGGGAAATCTTCCAATACTTCTTAATGCTTGAATTTTCATTTAGATTGAGTTGGGATGAAATCAACAATCAATTCAAAGGGTTTGAAAAGAAATTATCCGAATTATATGAATATTGGTGTTATTTCAAGCTATTGAAAGTTTTAAATGATTTAAGTATTAAAAAAGTTAGTTTTGAAGATGTTTTTAAAATTAACAAAGATAATTGGTCAATAAGCATTAAAAAAGGTGTTCAGTCTAGGAAAAGATTTTATTTGAATTTATATGATTATGACATTGAAATTGAATTGTTTTATAATTTAAGATTTTCAGATAAATCTCAATATAGGTCATATTCTCTTGCATTTAAACCTGATTACACATTGCTTGTGACAATTGGCGAGTATAAACATTATATTCATTTTGATGCTAAATATAGGTCTGAATTGGAGATTGTTGACTTTTATGAAAAAATTGATGTTTCTAGCACGGAATTAGATAAAGAAATTGAGGAAAGAGATAATCTCGAAGAAAAGGAATATGTTTTCAAAGATGGAGACATTTATAAAATGCACACTTATAAAGACTCAATTTTAAAAACAGAAGGATCTTATGTTTTATATCCTGGAAATAAAACCAAAAGATTCTATGAATCTGATAAAATCATCCCCTCTGTTGGAGCGTTTTCACTAACTCCTGGAAATGAGGAAGTTGAAGAGGATAAACTTGAGAGATTTATTAAAGATGTTTTAAAAACTTTCTTGTTTAATCATGGTTTAATTACTTTGGATTTTGTTAGCGTGGCATATTAA
- a CDS encoding DEAD/DEAH box helicase, giving the protein MNIDEIINGARTAFIDQSLDSSSDFRPKLLYNSHDTKVINTIKDELRNCDEFLISTAFITMGGITPLLEDFKYLEDHNIKGKILTTDYLNFTQPKALRKLQEFTNIEIKLYSQEKEGFHTKGYLFKNGDFYRGIVGSSNLTLNALMVNKEWNIEFTSLDEGEMLLKIKEEFNSLWDQADDLEDVLSEYEKIYEDTKRFTDLRSITKEIKEKNITLTPNYMQEEFLKNIRQLIQHGEDKAILVSATGTGKTYASAFAVNDFKPKRFLFLVHREQIAKQSIEAYKHVFKDHENFGLLSGNSKDYDKNYLFSTIQTMSKDDVYTRFSKDYFDYIVVDEVHKAGATSYLKVIKDYFKPKFLLGMTASPERTDGFNIYDLFDNNIAHEIRLQEAMEEDLLCPFHYFGITDVEFDNGEIDDDFTDFNLLASDKRVDYLIEKAEFYSYSGDRRKALVFCSRKQEAKLLSEKFNQRGYKSTVLTGDDSQEKRLDAIDRLTNDDNPDKLEFIFTVDIFNEGVDIPEINQVLLVRPTESPIIFIQQLGRGLRKYQNKEYVVILDFIGNYRNNFMIPIALSGDRSYDKDKIRKYLMEGTKVIPGASSINFDEISRKRIYESINNTSFNRKALFKEKYNQLKYKLGRIPSLYDFAINAEFNPELILNHNDYPTYHTFLRDIDDDYNREISDEELNSLKLISKKLLKGIRPHELIILECLKYNKYFTVSQIEQCLRDNFGLENQFDSIRGAINFLSLNFYLKEKGEGYQANTITNIVDEPENLFFNYDENVFKDLKNNRDYKFEISNHFKMCLTNPAYYDHLNDALKYAFYKYEAVYRSKTPFKLYEKYSREDVLRILNWKRFMNGQNIGGYKIKYNTCPIFVTYHKSEDISETINYADQFIDKNTFSWMSRNNRKTSSPELEPLINYTDLDVELFIQKNNDEGIEFYYIGKLTPLKYKQVFRNINGKDQPIVNFTFEILSEVKDEMYSYFVND; this is encoded by the coding sequence ATGAACATTGATGAAATCATTAACGGAGCTAGAACAGCATTCATTGACCAGTCCCTAGACTCCAGTTCTGATTTCAGACCAAAACTATTGTACAACAGCCATGACACCAAGGTAATCAACACCATCAAGGATGAGCTGAGAAACTGTGATGAGTTCCTCATATCAACCGCTTTCATCACAATGGGTGGCATCACTCCTCTTCTGGAGGATTTCAAGTACCTTGAGGACCACAACATCAAGGGAAAGATACTCACAACCGATTATCTGAACTTCACTCAACCGAAAGCGTTAAGAAAGCTTCAGGAATTCACCAACATTGAAATCAAGCTTTACTCTCAGGAAAAGGAGGGTTTCCACACTAAAGGTTATCTTTTCAAAAATGGAGATTTCTACAGGGGAATTGTTGGCAGTTCCAACCTGACGCTGAACGCCCTTATGGTCAACAAGGAATGGAACATTGAGTTCACCTCACTCGATGAGGGCGAGATGCTTTTGAAAATCAAGGAGGAGTTCAACAGCTTATGGGACCAGGCCGATGACCTGGAGGATGTATTGTCCGAGTATGAGAAAATCTATGAGGACACCAAACGCTTCACGGATTTAAGGTCAATCACTAAGGAAATCAAGGAGAAAAACATTACCTTGACTCCGAATTACATGCAGGAGGAGTTTCTAAAAAACATCCGGCAACTGATTCAGCATGGTGAGGACAAGGCAATTCTCGTATCAGCAACAGGTACAGGTAAGACCTACGCTTCAGCATTTGCGGTTAATGATTTCAAGCCTAAACGATTTTTATTTTTGGTTCACAGGGAACAGATTGCAAAACAGTCAATTGAGGCCTATAAGCATGTCTTCAAGGACCATGAGAACTTCGGATTATTGTCCGGAAACTCCAAGGATTATGATAAGAACTATCTCTTCTCCACTATTCAGACAATGTCAAAGGATGACGTCTACACCAGGTTTTCAAAGGATTATTTTGACTATATTGTTGTTGATGAGGTTCACAAGGCCGGTGCAACATCATATCTGAAGGTTATAAAGGATTATTTCAAACCGAAATTCCTATTGGGAATGACCGCTTCACCTGAACGTACCGACGGATTTAACATCTATGATCTCTTTGACAATAACATTGCCCATGAGATTAGATTGCAGGAGGCAATGGAGGAGGACCTGCTTTGTCCGTTCCATTACTTCGGAATCACTGATGTTGAGTTTGACAACGGCGAGATTGATGATGATTTTACTGATTTCAATCTTCTGGCCAGTGACAAGCGTGTGGATTACCTAATCGAGAAGGCGGAATTCTACAGCTATTCAGGTGACAGGCGTAAGGCATTGGTGTTCTGCTCAAGAAAGCAGGAAGCCAAGCTATTGTCCGAGAAATTCAACCAAAGGGGTTACAAGTCAACTGTCTTGACCGGTGATGACTCACAGGAAAAAAGATTGGATGCAATCGACAGGCTGACCAATGACGACAACCCGGACAAATTGGAATTCATTTTCACTGTTGACATATTCAATGAAGGGGTGGACATCCCTGAAATCAATCAGGTATTGCTTGTAAGGCCAACAGAGTCTCCAATCATTTTCATCCAGCAATTGGGACGTGGCTTAAGGAAATATCAAAACAAGGAATATGTCGTTATCCTGGACTTCATTGGAAACTACCGGAACAATTTCATGATACCTATTGCCCTTTCAGGGGATAGGTCATATGACAAGGATAAAATCAGGAAATATCTGATGGAGGGAACCAAGGTCATTCCCGGAGCATCTTCCATTAACTTTGATGAGATTTCACGTAAGCGTATATATGAGTCAATAAACAACACTTCATTCAACAGAAAGGCACTGTTTAAGGAAAAGTACAACCAATTAAAATACAAGTTAGGAAGGATCCCATCATTATATGACTTCGCAATTAACGCAGAATTCAATCCGGAACTTATCCTCAATCACAATGATTATCCGACATACCACACATTCCTTAGAGACATTGATGACGACTACAACCGGGAGATATCCGATGAGGAGCTGAACTCACTTAAACTGATTTCAAAAAAACTCCTTAAGGGAATAAGGCCACATGAGCTGATCATTCTAGAATGTCTAAAGTACAACAAGTACTTCACAGTATCCCAAATTGAGCAATGCTTGAGAGATAATTTCGGTTTAGAAAATCAATTCGACTCAATAAGAGGCGCAATCAACTTCTTAAGCCTGAATTTTTACCTGAAGGAAAAGGGCGAAGGCTATCAGGCAAACACAATCACAAACATTGTTGACGAGCCGGAAAACCTATTCTTCAATTATGATGAAAATGTCTTTAAGGACCTGAAAAACAATAGGGATTACAAATTCGAGATATCCAATCACTTTAAAATGTGTTTAACCAATCCCGCATATTATGACCACTTGAATGACGCATTGAAATATGCATTCTACAAGTATGAGGCAGTCTACCGCTCAAAAACTCCATTCAAGCTCTATGAGAAATACTCACGTGAGGACGTGTTGAGAATCCTCAACTGGAAACGCTTCATGAATGGGCAAAACATCGGTGGATATAAGATAAAATACAATACCTGTCCTATATTTGTAACATATCACAAATCAGAGGACATATCAGAGACAATCAACTATGCTGATCAGTTCATTGACAAGAATACATTCTCCTGGATGAGCAGAAACAACCGTAAAACCTCATCACCGGAACTTGAGCCATTGATAAACTACACTGACTTGGATGTTGAACTGTTCATTCAGAAAAACAATGATGAGGGAATAGAGTTTTACTACATTGGCAAGTTGACTCCACTGAAATACAAGCAGGTTTTCAGAAACATCAACGGCAAGGACCAGCCTATTGTCAACTTTACATTTGAAATCTTGAGCGAAGTTAAGGACGAGATGTACAGCTATTTTGTAAACGACTGA
- a CDS encoding DUF1848 domain-containing protein, translating into MIINVGGRTDIVNYYTPWLLNRLSEGYAYSRNPFARENVYKLSLKPEDVDCLLFCSKNYQPILKHIGDIDEKYNILCNYTITAYGKDIEPKVPSINHSIKTLKRLSDIVGSNKILWRYDPILLTEKYPVEKHLETFEYMAEKISPFVYRCIFSFVDMYKKVEENMPEIIPLTEKDKVKLLKGIGEISERYNLYTQSCATNESYEKYGIHAAGCTTREILEQAHNVVYKNVKGTGIRENCHCIPSRDIGAYNSCLSECKYCYANRKPEIPKNVIKLHDEKSPLLLGHLKENDKLIETNVIRYIEPKQKTLFDF; encoded by the coding sequence ATGATAATAAATGTCGGCGGAAGAACAGATATAGTGAACTACTACACACCATGGCTACTGAACAGGCTTAGTGAAGGATATGCATATTCAAGAAATCCATTTGCAAGAGAGAATGTTTACAAGTTAAGCTTAAAGCCTGAAGATGTGGATTGTCTTCTGTTCTGCTCCAAAAACTACCAACCTATACTGAAACATATAGGTGACATTGATGAAAAGTACAATATATTGTGCAACTACACGATTACTGCATACGGCAAGGACATAGAACCGAAAGTCCCATCAATAAATCATTCTATTAAAACGTTGAAACGATTATCTGATATTGTTGGTAGCAATAAGATTCTCTGGAGATATGATCCGATACTTCTTACTGAAAAATACCCTGTTGAAAAACATTTGGAAACATTCGAGTATATGGCCGAAAAGATATCACCTTTTGTTTACAGATGCATATTCAGCTTTGTTGATATGTATAAGAAAGTTGAAGAGAACATGCCTGAAATAATTCCACTTACTGAAAAAGATAAAGTGAAGCTATTGAAAGGGATTGGTGAGATATCAGAGAGATATAATCTTTACACTCAATCATGTGCAACAAATGAAAGCTATGAAAAATATGGTATTCATGCAGCAGGTTGCACAACTCGGGAAATTTTAGAACAGGCACACAATGTAGTTTATAAAAATGTTAAAGGAACTGGAATTAGAGAAAACTGTCACTGCATTCCCTCACGGGATATAGGAGCATATAATTCCTGTTTAAGTGAATGTAAATATTGCTACGCTAATCGAAAACCTGAAATTCCAAAAAATGTTATAAAATTGCATGATGAGAAATCGCCATTGTTGCTTGGACATCTTAAGGAAAATGATAAACTAATTGAAACAAATGTAATAAGGTATATTGAGCCAAAACAAAAAACTTTATTTGATTTTTAA
- a CDS encoding DUF4041 domain-containing protein, which produces MDKGLLLVIIGGLLSCTIYGVLIGAPLTLIGAYLLYKKLKNPNKEIEDELSKKQAELDRIDEKLKQMELDKEAEIKQKLKEKQNELDNIQQTLDKLEAEKTVEIEEKLKSRKEDLHNIDEEYEKIAKEKESELDASLASKRKEEMNLKYEIKKLKDELIFTTDEVNLQSFGLYEPKYPFMDSTAYKEKLDDIRKQQKQMIKNKTATTDNPRMTLDGDLKKGQAMIRDTIKQILRNFNVECENVINKVNHKNYENSKKRIRKSYEQLNKLNKHLGVNIKPQYLNLKLEELQLAYDYAIKKEEEKEILKEARRREKEEKQLQKKLEKEKKKFDKENSKITSEIEEVKAQLTQAAADEKAKLEAEIAKLQAALDKNNEEIKKIDEWRETPGAGYVYIISNIGSFGEDVFKIGVTRRDDPEERVRELSSASVPFKFDTHVFIFSKNAYDLESELHERFNNKRVNKVNMRKEFFRITIDDVKRIVEENKGQVHSFVEHPDAEEYYDTLRLEQR; this is translated from the coding sequence ATGGATAAAGGTTTGTTACTAGTTATTATTGGAGGATTATTGAGCTGTACTATTTACGGAGTTTTGATTGGTGCACCATTAACATTAATTGGAGCATATTTATTATATAAAAAATTAAAAAATCCCAACAAAGAGATTGAAGATGAATTATCTAAAAAACAAGCAGAATTGGACAGAATTGATGAAAAACTAAAACAAATGGAATTGGATAAAGAAGCTGAAATCAAACAAAAATTGAAAGAAAAACAAAATGAATTAGATAACATTCAACAAACTTTAGATAAACTGGAAGCTGAAAAAACAGTTGAAATAGAAGAAAAACTAAAAAGTAGGAAAGAAGATTTACACAATATTGATGAAGAATATGAGAAAATCGCAAAAGAAAAAGAATCAGAACTTGATGCATCATTAGCTAGTAAAAGAAAAGAGGAAATGAATCTAAAGTATGAAATTAAAAAACTTAAAGATGAATTAATTTTTACCACTGATGAAGTGAATCTTCAAAGTTTTGGATTATACGAACCGAAGTATCCATTTATGGATTCAACTGCTTATAAAGAAAAACTTGATGATATAAGAAAACAACAAAAACAAATGATTAAAAATAAAACCGCAACTACTGACAACCCTAGAATGACTTTAGATGGGGATCTTAAAAAAGGACAAGCTATGATAAGAGACACAATAAAACAAATTCTAAGGAATTTCAATGTAGAATGTGAAAATGTAATTAATAAAGTAAATCATAAAAATTATGAGAATAGTAAAAAAAGAATTAGAAAATCTTATGAGCAGTTAAATAAATTAAATAAACACTTAGGTGTTAATATTAAGCCCCAGTATCTGAATCTTAAATTAGAAGAGTTGCAATTAGCATATGATTATGCAATTAAAAAAGAAGAGGAGAAAGAAATACTAAAAGAGGCTAGAAGAAGAGAAAAAGAAGAAAAACAACTCCAGAAAAAATTAGAAAAAGAAAAGAAGAAATTTGATAAGGAAAATAGTAAAATTACTTCTGAAATTGAAGAAGTTAAGGCGCAATTGACACAAGCAGCGGCTGATGAAAAAGCAAAACTTGAAGCAGAAATAGCAAAACTCCAAGCAGCACTAGATAAAAATAATGAAGAAATTAAAAAAATTGATGAGTGGAGAGAAACTCCCGGCGCAGGATATGTTTACATTATTTCCAACATTGGCAGTTTTGGAGAGGATGTTTTCAAGATTGGTGTAACTCGACGTGATGATCCTGAAGAAAGGGTTCGGGAGTTAAGTAGTGCTTCTGTTCCTTTTAAATTTGATACTCATGTGTTTATTTTTAGTAAAAATGCATATGATTTAGAATCAGAATTACATGAACGTTTTAATAATAAACGAGTTAATAAAGTAAATATGCGTAAAGAATTCTTCCGTATAACTATTGATGATGTAAAACGAATTGTTGAGGAAAATAAGGGCCAAGTCCATAGTTTTGTTGAGCATCCTGATGCTGAGGAATACTATGATACATTGAGATTGGAACAAAGGTAA